ATTAAGAGACGACACAGACGGAAGACTGGTCAAGGTATGGTTTGGGTCTTTATTCACTGACCTCACGTTGTTGAACTCCACATCAGTAGCGGCACGTGATCTGCCTGATGTTCTTGGGATAGTCCCAAGGGTGCTAACATCATCGTAATCCTCTGATATTGAAGACTCGGCTATACTGCTCGTGGTGTCATTAAGATTGTACATTCTCCGGCCTTCTTCCGAATTATGAGGATTGGTGGCCTGAGAGTGAGGAGTATGGTGAAACATGCCAGACATCCGTCGGAAACTGTACATATGTCGAGACTTTTGGGAATCTCGAGATGCAGACGAGCCGACACTGTCAGAACAAGCTCTGCGGTAGGAGTTCATTGGTTATAATGGAAACGAAATACTACtagcagagaaagaaagctgCAGAACAAAGAAGGGAAGAACAAAAATAATTCAGGTTTTATCGCACCCTTTTTTGTAGTCGTCCTCTTTAATTTTTGGGGGCCGTTTAATGCTTAAAGTTCCTTCTTTGTTGAAACTTATCTTCTTGTTTTCACTATTATATTGATGCCTTCTCCGATATTGCTTCACGAAGATTATATCTCCGAGCCTAACTACGAGGCCGGTGACAGTGAATCGGCACATCTTTCTGAACCCACtataaaaagaaaaacgTCAAGAATATCTATAGTGGCACATGGTTTGATTCCGGTTGACCTTCTTACAAAAGCCAGTCCCACAGCAAGCATTAACATGGATAATGTTCAAGATGTCGCATTTTCAAACCGAGAATCATCTGAAAGTATGGCCAGCAGATCTGCCAATTCGTCTTCATTAAGTGCATCTGTGACCCCGCATATTCGGCTTCACGATGAGGCTGATGGCAATGAAATCAATACTATGAGTCTCGATAAGAGTACTGATGGCCCGGACAGCTTTCTTAGTAATGGTAGTCTTAGTCGTGTCCTTTCTCCACTGGTAAATGATACTCGTTCGAACTACAATATGGCTGCTCCCAGCATATTCAGTGAAGGAATTGATAGCAGAGACGGCAGTGCCAATGTATTAGATCAGTCATCGTTAGCCGACTTAGGCTTTAAGATTGAGAACACTGACACTAGcagtgatgaagaattgttcttttccaGACGAAAGCActttttcattctctccTGCGCTGGTAAACCAATATATTCTATGCACGGATCTGAAGACATCATTACTGTGTATGCAGGCCTCATTCAGACGATTATTTCATTCTTTGAGTATGGATCTGATGGTTTCTCTGAAACTTTGAAGTCTGTAGTTGCTGATGGTCCTCAAAAAGGCCAGCAGATcagatttcttttcctcaaTAAATCTCCTATCCTACTCATGGCATGTTCCACTCTGGGTGAATCTGATACTCAGCTTAATCAGCAGTTGGACTTTCTCTACAATTTTCTACTCGCCACTTTAAGCAAGCCGCATATTGATAAAGTGTTTCAGAGACGAGAGAATTTTGATCTTCGAAATGTTCTTGGAAAGACCGACATTGCTTGCCTCGACGCAATATGCAATGATCTAGCAAACTTCAACAATTCAGGGTTGATACTGGGAGGATTGGAATGTCTTCGATTACATAAGACCACTAGAAATAAGATCGATGATATTCTACTCAAGAACAAAACGGAAAGCTTACTTTATGGCCTGCTTGTAGCCCCTGGAGGCAGGTTGGTGAGCGTCTTGAGACCCAAAAGACATACTCTTCACACATCAGACATGCAACTTTTATTCTCCATGATATTCAATACAAATACGTTTAAAAGTTCAGTTAGTGGAATTGATAGGACTGATGATGGAATTAGCAACGGGAACAGTACCGAAAACCTGACATTATCGCACAATGAAGATTTTTGGGTCCCTGTGTGCCTTCCAAAGTTCAATCCCAATGGATTTTTGTATGCGTTCATTCAGTTCGTggaattgaaagatgaaaggCTTATGAAGTTGCATGATTTGAATCTAGGGATACttgatgaagctgaagagCAAGATGTGCCTACTCAGTTGACGATTATTATGATAAGTGCATCCAAAGAGACATTTTTTGAAATGCGCAAAGCTTCTAATATTATTGTGCAAGACTTGAAACTGAGTCGAGCGGTTTACAGAGAACTTTATAAATCTATTGTGGGAACCCAGGGCGCAGATGGTAGTACTGGGTTACCCAGCGGTAGGGTTTCGCCGATTGATATTCCTGCTCCCTTGGTTAAGCACTTTGTGTTCAAGAGTAAAAGATACACGCAATATGTTTATTCAAGACTTCAAGGAAATaaggaggagttgaaattAGAGGATAATAAACAACTAAAGGGGCAGTTAATGATGATATATGCATATTTGCAATCAAAGCGTTCTAGCAGTGTTAGAATAGGAGGAGCCAACATTGGTTTGAATGACGATGCCCAGGAGGATTCGGCTATAGATTTCCTGAGAGAGAATTATATGGATATGATTAAATGGAAAGCTGGTACGGACTTTCTCACTGGTATTCTCATAACGACCCCTGCTTATGAGGTATTTTTAATCAACAATGGAGGCATTGTTAACAAAAAGATCATAGTTGATTCATGCAAGAGAATCATTCGGTGGTGTCGGCGAAATGAGGGAAGATTGTTCATTAAGAGTGGCGCGGTCTTCTAGGTAACTTTACTAAATATAAAAGATAGATCTATAAAGTATTTGTGAGTGTTGATCTGATGTGAGAGTAAGTGTAGCTCTGAACCAAACCTTTAAAGTGGGAAAAGGCACTGATAACCACCAAAACATGGAAAAACTGGTGTGAATGaccaaagatatcaaattTTCCAGGACTGAACCTCTCCGGAATACGTAAAGCATATAATAATGCACCTGATATGTAGCCCACACCTTCCATCAAGACATACCAAAAGCCACAACGTCTAACGGCTTCCTGAAATTCGAATCTGGCAAATCCATAGCCGATGGGACAAAGAGCAGAAAGACCAAATGCCACAAATATGGCAGCTCTATATGGTCTCCATTCAGCAGATTTGAACTTAGGATTCCAAGTGGTGATCATCGAGATGGTTCCTAGGACAGTGGTGAGAGttaaaaagaagaatctagCGTAGGGTAAATCAGAGTATCCATAATATATGATACCAACCATGGAAGTGGTAATCAAGACGACAATACCAGCGTAATCAAAATTATTTCCAATACAAGACACTTTGTAGGAGTGGACCTTAATGGTATGGAACAAAGCGGAGCACGAGAGACAGGTAatgaatccaaagaaaaaaaaatgaaagatGACAGTATCtgtgaaagaagagtccTCAAAGATAGGAATATCGATGATAAAGTGTGGAATGCTCTTTATGAAGTTGGTATTTGAGCCGGATATGAATGGCACTATGAAGCTAAGGCAAGCTGGTAGTATAGAACCAGGAATTAGATGGGTGAATACGTTGACCCACTCATTGTTGAAATAAAAGAGCGATTGGAAGCATTTCTTGTAGCTATTGGTCTCTCTGACGTAACCTGTTCGAATGAAATTATTATCCCTTTGCCATTCAGGGATCTCATCCCAGGTATAGAGAAGCTTATGAGGAAGAAGGGGTGAATATGAGGACAGTTTGTGATGTTTTGGTCTGTATTGGGCCTCGGTTTCCGAGAGGGtagctgaagaagatgctgaGGACATATAAGAGGAGATACAATTAAGAAAACAAAGTGAATGATGGCGAAGGGTACATTCGtatctatatatatatatatgtgtTACGCCGGTGTAATAGAGGATTTTGGGGATCTATAAAATTATCCCGAAGAAAATAATGCTGTAGACAAGTTTGGAAATCCCCAACCAGATGGTTCAGATTGGGTATCACGTCTACTTAGAGAGAAAATACAAGAAGCTAGCTATTCACAGCTTGTGAAAGCTGATATGCCCAACAAAAAGAAGCCAAGACATGCGTAGTCGATCGACTCCAATTAACGTCTGCTTTTATATACTTCTATTTTCGTTTTCTGTACGAACCCtcactctcttttctattaACTGGTTTCTGTTTGCTGTTGGAGACATTGCAACGCGTTCGGGACATACTATTATTGATGCGGTCATCACAAGAGTCACGATTGTTATCTTTACTCAACTCTCCAGATAACAGAAACAAGTGTGCTGAATGTGGGTCTAGCTATCCTACATGGGCGTCGTGCAACTTGGGTGTGTTTCTATGTGGAAAATGTGCTTCTGCCCACCGAACCTTAGGAGATGATGTATCGGTGGTCAAATCATTAACTATGGATGAATGGAGCTCTACTGAGTTGGAGTTCATGGAATCCATGggaaacagaagaaaccaTAAAATATGGAACAATAGGAACGAGCCATTTCCATACGACGATATGGATAAGGATGCTGTGATCATGTTCCTCAGAAACAAGTATGTTTTGGGTGATTTTAGGACAACTCCAATTGGTGAAGACGACTACCACCTGGAAGTATTGGATGGTTCGGGAAGGGGTAGACATCGTGGGGGTAGGAGTAGTCGCAATCGGTACGACCGATATGGAGACGACTATAGCGATACCCGGAATGACAACTCTAGCCATTACTCTCTTCCCAGCTTATATTCAAGAAGTAGTAGATCTTCTCGTGATATTGAATTAAAACTACGCCATAGATCTTCGACACGAGAGGAAAAAACGCGGTATGCAGATGTAGCaaggaaaatgaagttTGATATGGGTTTTGAGGATTTGGAACTAAATATAGAGGCCCTTTGTCTTACCCGTGGGAATATAGAGCAGGCTGCTGACTTGGTCAGAAAGGATAATGTCACTCATATAAGTTCAGAAACTCCTCCTCCACTTCCTAAGAGAAGAGATACTGTGACTAACAGTGCTCCTGTTTCTGGGTCTACTACCACAGAGTCCAAGTCTGGCAATGACTCGACATACAACTGGTTAGATTCTGATACTACGGCCAAACCTGCAACTGCTCCAGCTACGATGCTTCAGTCTTCTGCTGCGAGTAACCAGATTTATCAGTATGTCGATCCGAACACAGGTCAATACTATTATCTTGATAGTAATGGACAGCAATATGTCGATCCTaatcaacagcagcaattACAAATGCAGCAAACTGCTGCCGTTCTGTCACCGTATATTAATGTCCAACAGACAATGACGGGGCAGGCTATACGACCAATGATGGGTCAGTCAACCATGAGCCAACCAATGATGAATCAGCCAATGATGGGTCAGCCAACCATGGGTCAGCCAACCATGAGTCGACCAATGATGGGTCAGTCAACCATGAGTCAACCAAATATGAGTCAGCCAACCATGGTTCAACCAATGATGGGTCAACCTAACATGAGTCAACCAAACATGAGTCAGCCAATGTACTCTGCTTCTCAGCAAGCTCAGCAAAATCAATTCACCGGTTTCTAATACTACCTATATATACTCTCTAATTTATATACATTACTCAGGAGAATATATATCATTATCCTCTATAACCAAGTATGGCGTATCGTCTAGCGCGTATATCCGTCGCTGATGGAAGTAAAAGAGATCGAATATCACGGTTCCGGCACTGCCCAATATGTACGGTAGTTCATCCACGAAAAAATGGCGTTTATCTGGAGCCAGAAGTAGCCGGGAAGATGTTACAATTGACAAGATGTATGCTATGTTTCCTATAAGTGCAAATGAAAAGAGCATAACTGATATGCCAGAAACAGACTTTCTCTTGTAGTTTTTGACAATCTGAGGGATTCTAGATGAGATGTAGACACAGGTGCAAGACCACGCTATAAAGTAGCCAATAAAATGAGAAGTCGCAATAGTTGTGGGAATCATCGCCTCTGCTTCGACCGGTATGGATATAGGAAAAGAACTTCCTAATGAGTCTCCGTTGTTTGGTAGGACTGCTGTTATCACAGTAGTAGCTATGGTTTTAGGATCTAATGTCGAATGATACATCGAAGAACTGGAAGGATCGGCCTCTAATACCTGCATCACTGAGGAATCCGTAAGAGAAAGCTTTTCATATTGTTTGTCTCTCTTGTGGTACCAGTAATATTGTAGGTTGAGAACGACATCATTCAAGAGGAAATAATAGCTGAGATATACTTGGAATGGTAGCTGATGAGTAAGCAGACAGCCAACTAAATTTAGGATATCACCAGAAAACCATAATAGAAGAAATTCTGGAGAAAGTCCCTCTGCAGATTTGTTACGGTAGTTCTCAATTTGCTGGGGAAGCAAGGCCACCACCCAAGAAGCAGTAGATATGACAGAAAAGGTGGACGAGATAATTTTAGCTTGCTCTATGGTAATCATCTATGTCATAATCTATAATAAAAGATTTACTAGGACAAGCGACAGATGTTGTTGATGCTTATGCttatgcttcttttcttgccAATTAAAGCTCTTTCGAACGCGGATACAAAGTCGCGATAAGAAGTTCGCGATAAGAGTATCTTCCGGATTGGGAAGAAATTGTTGTGTGGGATTCGGATAGATAGTTAGATAATCGGTAAATCAGGGTATGTGTAGTAAATGTAGTACCAACTGCTTTTCATGGCTACCCGGAATATGCCTATTCGTTCTTACTTAGCTGTATCTTACCCATGTCCAGTTCTGACCAGTTTGCTTGGTTCACTCGCTTTACTCAGTACTCCCTCCACTCACTCTATTCTGTCTTTTCCCTCTCTTCAGACTACAGTCTACTTGGTCTGCTTAGCATTGTAGCTATAGTAAACATCTTAATATCGCCCCTTGCTATCAGGAGCGCTATTGgtgttttctttatctGGTAACTTTTTTCCCCATTCAGCTCCACGCCTATCTCATCCTGCTGCTGCGCATACTTAATTTTTCCCTATACCCTCCATTTATTACTTGTGTTTTTCGTgtcatctttcttctactGTTACCCAAAGCATCTTATTACACTTCGCGTAGCACCTACGATTCCCGCCATTTTGCCTCTATCTCCGTGCCCCTTTTACTCAGCCTACCGAGAAATCGACCCCGTTGGCCATAGTATTAGGATACAACTCTATTGTGGATTATAGAAATCAAGGCTATAAGTCCTACAAATATTACCTTACTCTCATTTAAGGAATTTGAGGAACCCACGGAACCTCCTATCTGCGATCGTATCCGGTTCAGCCACAGCAGCGCCttatattttcttttgtCTTGAGGTGGCCGCCCCCCTTTATTCCCATTTCTGACTCATCATAATTTAATTTTCTTCTGGCTTGTTGTCGCTATTGCACTTGTTCTATCCTTTGTGTTCTTAGTTGTTCGTGTACCGATCCGATAACACTTTCGCTACTGCTTGCTCAGCATactcctcttcaacaccaGTGTGAAGCCTTCACCTCTATACGATAACGCGCGCGCTCACAGAAGGCAAATCACGGCTGTGCTCTCCCCACTGTTATCTACAAAAAAGTTCAATCTGTAGTATTTAGGAGTGATAAGAAAGTTATTAGCAAGAGAGTGACGATAATCTTTTATTCCTTTCATTTATTCAACAAATGACCGATCTTCCGTCTAACAAAGTTGTCGGTAACTTCAAAATCGGGCCCGAAATTGGTAGGGGATCTTTCGCCAATGTCTATAAGGGTTACGACCGAAGGACTAATCAACCTGTTGCTGTCAAAAGTGTCTTCAGAAACAGACTCAAAAACCAGAAACTTATTGATAATTTGGAAGTTGAGATATCAATTCTAAAAAACCTCAAGAACCCACATATTGTTGCCTTGCTGGAATGTGTACGAACAGATCAGTATTTCCATTTGTTCATGGAATATTGTTCTCTCGGTGACCTTTCATACTTCATTAAACAAAGAGACCAATTGGCCGAACGCCATCCTTTGGTTAGATCCATTCTCCAAAGATATCCGTCTCCTCCGAATAGTCATGGTATGAATGAAGTGTTGGTTATTAATTTCATCAAGCAGCTGGCTTCTGCTTTGAAATTTCTAAGATCCCAGAACTTGGTTCATCGAGATATCAAACCTCAGAATTTATTACTATGTCCTCCCACACACTCTAAAGAACAATTTGAGACAAAGGGATATGCAGGACTATGGGAGCTTCcaattttgaagattgCAGATTTCGGATTCGCCAGGTTTTTACCTTCAACGTCTATGGCTGAAACTCTATGTGGATCTCCTCTCTACATGGCACCCGAGATTTTAAGATACGAAAAGTACAATGCTAAAGCGGATTTGTGGTCAGTTGGAGCCGTCATATACGAGATGGCTGTAGGTAAGCCTCCCTTCCGGGCTGCTAATCATGTGGAGTTGttaaagaaaattgaaaacGCAAAAGATCAGATCTCTTTCCCCGCATCCGCCCAAGTTCCTCAAGAAATTATGCGTTTAATCTGCAGTTTGCTCAAAGCAGATCCGACAGAAAGAATGGGATTCGCTGAATTTTTTGACGATCCATTGGTTGTCTGTGAAGTTAAGCGTACCGATGAACCACTTACTTGTGCTCTAGACGATGAACACCTTTTCATCAGTGAGTATCTTCCTAAAAAAAGCGTtaccaaaaaaaatattatcACCACGGCGGTTCCAGAAACTATTAAGGAAGAGCCTGTAGCTACAACCAAGGTAGCTATACATCCTTCCTCGCCAACAGCAAAAGATGATATTATTAAAAGCATTATTACTAAGAGTAGTCCTCCACCCAAAAATATCAAGGCTGGGTTAAAGATGAATGGGAAAGCTGGCTTCTCCAATAGCAGACGGCAGGCCTCCGATAACGACGATGTGATTTACGAAAAAGATTatgttgttgttgaaaaaCGCACCGTTGAAGTGAATGCTCTGGCCGATGAATTAAACGAAGCAGGGTCGGGTGTTACTGCCATTTCTCCAAATGATGATAAGTATTTATCTTCTGCTCATCGatactcttcttccagcAGATCGTCCTCAAATGCTTCATCCCACAGAAAGCCCAGTTTCAGCGACAGAAAGACCCCATTATCAATAAGTCCCACAAATGCGCTCTCCAAGGCTTTGGGGTATACTTCCAGTAGACTATTCGGATCTGATCATCAAGCTGTCCCTCGCAGGCGATCATCACAGGAACCACAAAGCTCtgagcagcaacagcaaagGGCCGTTTCAGCAGCTAGgatatttgaagagaagatgttAAATCCATCAGGGGGTAGCTTGGGCAAGCAGCAGCAACCGCCTTTGCGTCCTATACATTCGACTGGGGGTAAGGTCGAAGATAGTGATGTTATATCTCGGTTAGAAGTGCTCGGAACTATGGCTCATGCAGTAAGTTTGTTCGCGGAGGTGAAATTTAGTCAGTTGATACCAATGCCTCCTTCAACGGGTTCATTAGATCGTGTTTCACCTAAATCTTCTGTGAATAATGTGGATATAGATCCTCTACCTCCTTTCATGGTGAAGTCAATCAGTGAGGAAGGTGTTGCTTTGTATGTGAAGACATTGTCCCTGCTAGCGCAAGCAATGTCTGTCGCATCAGAATGGTGGCATCAAAATGCTGTCAGACTGACTGCATCTCCTCGCTTGAATGAGTTGGTGCAATGGATCAGATTACGGTTTAATGAGTCTCTTGAGAAGGCTGAATTTCTTCGCTTGAAATTAGCATATGCCTCGGAGCGGATATCCGTGGATGATCCTCGTCAAAAAGATTCGGTTGTCGCAGAAAAGCTCATATTTGATCGTGCTTTGGAGATGTCAAGAAGTGCTGCaatgaatgaattgaagaatcaagATTTTTATGGCTGTGAATTGAGTTATGCCACTGCCATTTGGATGTTGGAGGCGCTTCTCAACAATAAGGAGAACTTAAGTTCTAGTAAATCGcttgagaagttggacTCCGAAGATCGCAAGACAGTGGAACTGTTTATTGATAGTATTGGCAACAGGTTGAAGGTGTTGAGGCAGAAGATTGAGCTACAAAACGCCAAAGGTTGAAGGTTGAGCGAAACTTTCTCTACTATTTTCATTATTTCCTATATTATTATCTCGCTTTCACGAAATCTTAAGCATTATCTTCAGCATCTGTTGCTGCCCCGGGTTCCTTTACTTTATCggtttttctttctattgTCTTAGTGGGTATCTATAGTTCTAGTAAATTTTATATCGAAATGAAATGGGAAAGTTACTCTCCATTTACTACTGTGCTACGCTGGTTGTCTTTAGCAACTTCCGCCTTCTCAGCTTCATCTGCAAGTAAAAATCGATGAGAACATGACCACGGTAAAGGGCTGAAGCTCTGAGCGGGTCTGCAAGTACAATGAAGCTTGTCATAAATATCAGGATCTTGTGGACAATCGACGTTTGGATTGTGGAAATAGCCAGTATTTGCAAAGTAGTGAATTCTATCGAAAGGTTCCATAAAGGACAATGCGAGAGTATGAACGGGAGCGTCGCCCCATCTCTCGTAAAAGAAATCCCCAGTCTTATCAAGATAACGGAAATAACTCTCATATTTCGCAGTTCTATAAAAGTCGAGATTTGCAATCTCAAAGTTTGTCCAGTAATGGCAAAGATTGTAGAACCGGGAGCCAAACGTATTATCATCAGAGTCGTGAGTGACGAATTTGAGACTGTTGGACTTACTGACATACTCAGGATGCTCAGTTTCAAAAAATTCTAAACTAGTGCTCCAAAGCTTACGAATGGTCTTTTTATCTTCTAGCAATGCCATTGCAAAACCATAAACGTAATCATTAGTTCTCATCATCTGGAAAGGGTCAAATGGAATATCGCACTCGAATCTGATATAGGGCTCGACCCTCCAATAGTATTGGTAATTGTCCATTATTGGCATCTTATAAAAGAATCCGGAGTTGAACCTGCACATCTGACGATACGACACCTTCCGCGCATATAGTACACCTTCGTTAGCTAAGAAGTCCATTGATTTCTCCATTTTGGCTTTGTCGATCCACGACGGTATCTCCCAATATTGTTCAGGAATACGGTAAAAGATTGCCCTGCCGCTTACAGCAGAGGATATGTTTGTTTTGAATTGTTCGGAAAAAGGTTGATCGTTCATAAATACCCAATCGTAGTTGTAGTCCTTGTTGAAGCGTGTCTCGACATAATTAATGGATGATAACATTCCATCAAGTTCCTCGTTGCGCACAAGACTGAATAGTGTAGCATTCTCTCTCTGGACTTCCTGTGGTTTGTCTTTATTGAAATATACGGCATCTTCGACCACAATTTTCGTCCTCGTTCTTAGTGCGAAACTGTCAATTGGTACTAGACGGAAGGCTCCAAGGATGGTAGCACTGACCAAAAGAGTAATCAATACTAATAGAGCTCTTCTACTACGCATCGGTGGGAGCTGTGTTTTGTAACGCATTCATAAGGTGATgataaaaaaagagaaaatggtGCATTAATAAGGCCTTTGGATTTTACAAAAAGAGGCTTTGAATGAGGCAGAGCAGTAAAATCCAGAAAGCCTAACAACCATTATGTCACAAGAAATTATTCGCTCATCCACGATTTTTGGAAACaaaatctttttttttcaacttgtttcttctttgagcCGAGGCACAATCATATTTCCTTTAAAGGAAATATGTAAATAAACTTCATTAGAAACAAGTTTGGTTTTTTTGTCCTCAGTGTAAGATgtgacaagaagaaaaggccTCGAAAACAGAGTCATGCCTGACACTGCTGAGATATCAGacagtttttttttcctctcACGACTTTATCTGTTCATTTCTCCAATCGTTTGACATGAAGCTTTCACGTCTCGTATGTTTATGGTCTCTGGTAAGTACGGAAGTGTTTGGCACTTCTGACATCCAGGACACAGTATACAACTATGAAAAAAGCATCGCATACATTCACATTCAAGATTCCAGCATCAGCAATGACACTATTATTCCGTTACCGTTCAATGCTAAATACACATCCGGTTCTTTGGTCAATAGTACCTTCTCCACCCCTGGTAACTCCTGCGAGCTTATATCTGCCAACAGCAGTTTATACTCTGTGTGTTCCAGTGACAGTTCGGATATAGAGTTATTTTTGCTCAATGCTACCTCTCAAAAATGGACCGAACTCCAACTTGGTGACTCCGTACCTCTCTTTGAAGGTTCATCTTACATGAATACATTTGATgatcctctttctttgtatATTTTTGGAGGCTACGACTCTGAcaatgaagagatctcaGACAGAATGCTTCGAGTTGATTTGGACAAACTCACTGTGAGTAATTTTAGTACTTCTGTGAAACCATCATCTTTCTACGGTGCTTCATCCTTAAAGATTAACTTCAATACGGAACTCTTAGTTGGCGGTAAAGTCAGCAGCGGCTGGATAGGAATGACGCAGTTGGCTTTATGGCAATATGGATCGTGGGCATTTAAATCTGTCAGtattccagaagatgatgtcATTAATGCCCGTGTCCAACCCCTACTTCTACCCGTTTTTGACAGTACACGTTATCAATTGGAGACTACTTCCTCCAACTTTTCTAGCTTCAGTGTGGATTCTGTCATGATGCTAGGAGGTCAGTTGATGGGTAATTCCAGTAACCCAGATTTTGTCTCTCTAAATATGTCCGATAATAGTTGGCAATGGACACCATTAGATACCGATGTCAGCCTTTCCAATTCTCGTGTCAACAGCAAGTATGACGATAACTTGTCATTGGATGAAATTCTAGGTGCGGCAACCCTATATGACACCCTTATTGTGATCGCCGATAATGCTGGAAAACCCGTCAATAGTTCGCAAACGGAGACAAATACCGTTTCCAAAAGGTCTCAATCTTACTACATTAAGCTATATGACACGTCTACCCTTGAGGCATTGAATACCGTTGATTACTCGTCGCTAGCCAGTACTgggaaaaagaaaagttccAAAGAGACTAGTAAGAGTGCTGTCATAGCATTATCTACTATCATTCCTATCCTAGTGATAATCATAGCTGCAGTCATTGGTTTCTTATTGTATAAGAGatataagaaaagaaaggaagaagaagccaatgaAAAGGAGATCAAGGACATCATGGAGTTTTACAAGTCATCCGGTAATCAGTTCAGCAGTTCGTATTCCTCGCTTGGTTCCGATATAACGGAAAAGGCAAGAGCTTCTGAAGAGAGTACACTAGATGGGGACGCTGAAGAGAATGATGTTGACAGTGACATAATTGAGATTAATAATTATGATGACAATGATAACTTGTCAATCACCTcatggagaagaaagaggaagttATATGAGAAACAGAGGAAGACAAGACTGCGAAGCGGTGGGGGTTCCTTAATGAGACATATCTCTATTATGTCTTCACAACTTGGTATGTCATTGAGAAGGTCCTTCTCATACCAATCTTCTGTTGCTACTGAACTCAGTACTGTTCCGGATTCTGGTTATCAAGATGACTTTTCTGACAACGGCTTGCCCGAAAGCCCAATCAGAAGGCCATCATCAACATATTCGCCAAGCTTGAAACATAATCAAAGCAATTCAGCGCTATATCTCATCCCtgaagattcttctgtATCACCATTGAGAAGTTCGCACCGTTTCAAGTCTCCAGTGTCTGGTACTCCTGAAGGATCCCCTGGTATTCTTCCTACTCAACAGTTGGAAGAGCATCGACAACAAAAAGAGCTTTCTTCAGTGGCACGCCAGCTACGGTTCAATGCTCCATCGAAGCAGGGTAGCAGGTCAATGAGTCGGTCCACAAGTAGACAAAGTAGGCCAACAAGTCGGTCTTCCAGTAGGCCTAGTTCTCCTTCTAA
The sequence above is a segment of the Brettanomyces nanus chromosome 4, complete sequence genome. Coding sequences within it:
- a CDS encoding uncharacterized protein (EggNog:ENOG41) translates to MKLSRLVCLWSLVSTEVFGTSDIQDTVYNYEKSIAYIHIQDSSISNDTIIPLPFNAKYTSGSLVNSTFSTPGNSCELISANSSLYSVCSSDSSDIELFLLNATSQKWTELQLGDSVPLFEGSSYMNTFDDPLSLYIFGGYDSDNEEISDRMLRVDLDKLTVSNFSTSVKPSSFYGASSLKINFNTELLVGGKVSSGWIGMTQLALWQYGSWAFKSVSIPEDDVINARVQPLLLPVFDSTRYQLETTSSNFSSFSVDSVMMLGGQLMGNSSNPDFVSLNMSDNSWQWTPLDTDVSLSNSRVNSKYDDNLSLDEILGAATLYDTLIVIADNAGKPVNSSQTETNTVSKRSQSYYIKLYDTSTLEALNTVDYSSLASTGKKKSSKETSKSAVIALSTIIPILVIIIAAVIGFLLYKRYKKRKEEEANEKEIKDIMEFYKSSGNQFSSSYSSLGSDITEKARASEESTLDGDAEENDVDSDIIEINNYDDNDNLSITSWRRKRKLYEKQRKTRLRSGGGSLMRHISIMSSQLGMSLRRSFSYQSSVATELSTVPDSGYQDDFSDNGLPESPIRRPSSTYSPSLKHNQSNSALYLIPEDSSVSPLRSSHRFKSPVSGTPEGSPGILPTQQLEEHRQQKELSSVARQLRFNAPSKQGSRSMSRSTSRQSRPTSRSSSRPSSPSKFWRKYDPFTQISDNKKEPDENMDVQILVSSKRRSKLRVTNPDLDDDLGDIDEFAVVKNESEARDASMEALKGETQQDSVEATASSVSDSDVRLRHVSDESKSKDESSYK